AGGAGCATTAATGACAACAACATTTACAGAGCCTACAGATGGAGGCATATCCCACACACCTTTGGCTTGATGAAGAATCTCTCTGACTCTAGCCATATCACTCAATAGCCTACAGCAAAAACTGAATAAGTCTTCTGCACTATGTCTAAAGCCATTTAGGAAATACATCTGTCCAGATTTTGCTACCATTTCCCAGTAGGTATGCCATACATCAGGATCTTCAGATAGTATCTTCTCAAATTCACCATTAACGATAGATGTAGGTATTGGGAATGTGAATGGTTGTCCTATAGCATCGCCTTCAGAGAATACCTCTGCAAATGCCTTTATAATCATCTTAGCTTCATCTATATAGCCATCATATGTATCTAGGACAAATCTATACTTTCTCTCGCCTATAGCTATAGGCATATTTCTATAGTATTTATTGCTAAATGCAAAAATAATATTTGAGAATGGACTTTGACCAGCTTTCAACGGATAGTTTAGGTTATATACAAATCTCTGTATATTCTGTTTAACAGATCTATAATCAAGCCTATCTCTTCTTATAAATGGTGTTAATGTGAGATCTGCTCCATAGAGACCTACAGCACCTGTCCTCTCCTGAGAAAATATGTATACAGCATTTGTTATCTGATCAACAGCAGAATCCATATGTTTAGGAGGTCTAGAGATTATGGTAGGTGTTCTAAGACCCTTCTCAATTATAAGCCTTGAGTCAATACCGCCACAGTATGGCTTTACTATAGATCCATCTCTAAGCTTATAGATATATATCCATCCATCCTCATGAAGTCTAATAGCATTTATGTCAAGCATCTTTAGTGCTTCATCGTAGAGAGCTGTACCTAGCAAATGGCTCATAAGCCCTGATATAGTTCTAGGAACGTTAGCATTATCTTTAACAGCCCATTCATAGCCAGATAAATACTCTTCTATAAGGGATTCTCCAAGTTTTTGAAGACTCATAACATATCCACTTACAGATATCTATAGCTCCTGAAAATTATGTAAACTAGCTCCATTTTTATTGTGAGACTGCGGCGATAGTTACAATAATATCTAGGTAATACAATTAGAAAGTTTCGTATTACCAAATTTATGATACCTTCTCTTAGTAGAATCATTGATAATTGGTTGAAAAGCTTTTTATCCAATAACATTATCTAATATAATAATTGGCGATGCTAATGACAACAGCTAGAGCTGCATATCTTCAGAAGATATATAGAGAAAAATATGGTTCTATAGGGGTAGTAGCAGGTAGATATCTTGGAGCAGGATATAGTGTAGAAATAATGCATCCAACGAGATATGGACCTATACATATTATAGCTAGAGGAAATAATACTATTATGGCTATAGAGGTTATTGATAAGCCTATAAAGGTTACTATAGATGATGTTCAAAGGCTGATTAACAAGGCAAAGCTTGTGAAAGCAAAACCCATACTTGTACTATATTCTGAGGGACCAACTATTAGTGATGATGTATATAGATTTTGTAAAGAGAATGGTGTTAAGGTTAGAAGGATAAGGGTGGAGAAGTAGTAGGTGATTGTATTGATAGATGAGGAGACTGCTATAGAAAATGGTTTACGTCATGTAGCAGAGCTTATGGCTATAGCTGCAAAAACAGCTCCAAAAGCTAGGGGTATGGATAATATAGTTATAAAGATAGTTGATAGGAGAGAAGAGTTGGAAGCTCTAGCGAAGAAGATGGAAGATTTATCAAAGTCCTTTGGGGAGTTCTTTAATAGAGATGCACAGAATATAAGGAATAGTAAGGCTGTTGTTCTAATTGGATGTAGAATTGTTAACATAGGGCTAAAGACGCCGAGTAGATGGAAAATAGATGCTGATACTGTATGTAGCATTGTAAATCTTGGTATTGCTATAGGTTCTGCTGTTAAAATAGCATCTATAAGTAATGTCGATAATAGAGTAATGTTTTCAGCAGGTGTTGCAGCACAAGAACTTGGTTATATAGATGCTGATTATGTATTTGCAATACCTCTTAATGTATCTTCAAAGAATATATATTTTGATAGAAAATGGCCTTAGACCTACAGCTAAAGTCATTTTATTCAATGATTTAGCTACTTATAAGTTTTTCGTCTATTACGATCATAAGATATTATTCATTATGATAAATAGCTTCTGTCTAGAGGGGATAATTACTGTATATAGCTTTGATTAGTGTTATTGGAGAAAGCCTTTTTAGCTATTATTAGCCGTATTGAGTATAGTAGTATTTCAAATGGATAGGTATTATTAAGGCGAAGATACTGTGTATAGTAGTGATGATGTATTAGTAGTTGATCGTCTAAAGATAGGTATTGGAGATAAGATTGTTATTGAAGATGCAAATCTTAGTGTATCTAGGGGCGATATAGTATTTCTTTTAGGGCCTAATGGTGCAGGTAAATCAACATTGTTGAGAGCGATAATAGGATTGCCTATATATAGAATTCTCTCTGGTGATATCTATTTTAATGGTGAGAGGATTACAGATAAGTCTATGGAGTATAGGGTTTCTAGGGGTTTGGGATTAACATATCAGATACCACCAAAACTACTTGGTGTAAGAGTTGTAGATATTCTTAGTAATCTATGTAAGAGAAGTGGCTGTAATGTTAGTGAGATTTCTAATGAGCTTGGTATAATGCATTTGCTCAATAGGGAGTTTGGGAAAGGTTTTTCTGGTGGCGAGCTAAAGCGTATAGAGATGGCAACACTTCTTGCTCAGAAACCAAGATTAGCACTTGTTGATGAACCTGATAGCGGTGTTGATATAGACTCTATAGAGATTATTGTAAAAGCAATAGAACATCTCATTGAGGTTTCTCCATATAGATCCATAGTTATAGTTACTCATACAGCATTGATATCAAAGTACATTAGACCTACAAAGGTATGTATAATGATATCTGGAAGTGTGAGGAGATGTGGAGATGAGGATCTACTAGATGAGGTGTTTAGTCATGGATTTAAGAATATGGCTTGAGAGTATCTATACAAAAGCACGGCAAAGCATTTCAAAACCTTCTCTATATGGATCTGACATAGATATCTCTAGCTATATATCAGACTCTTCAGAAAGTGTCTTAGCCGAGTCTAGGTTTGATGCTAAGAAGGCTGAGGAAGTTGGTGTAAATCTTTCTGCCAATGCATTATATCTCCAGGTTGATCAAACATACTATAAGTATATAAGTAGGATTCCAGGGGTCGAGGTTCTAAGGATAGAGGATTTCATTGATAGTAATCCTGATGAGGCTAGAGAATATGTGTGGAAGCTTGTTGATCCTGGGATTGATAAGTATACAGCTTTAGCAGCACTTAGAGGAAGAGGAGGATATTTCATAAGAGTTAAAAGAAATACTAGAGTTGAAGAGCCGGTAATGGCATGTCTATTCATTTCATATAAAGGGTTGCAAGCACCTCATAATATAGTTGTTGTTGAGGATGGAGCTGAGGCAACAGTCTATACAGGTTGTACTATAGCTCCAGAGGTTCTAGGTCTTCATATAGGTATATCAGAGTTCTATGTGGGTAAAAACGCAAAGCTTAGATTTATAATGGTTCACTCCTGGAATAGAGTTGCTCATGTTAGACCTAGAACAGGTGTGATAGTTGATGATGGAGGAGAATATATTTCCTACTACGTCAATATCAGTAATGTAAAAACACTTCAAACCTTCCCCACAATCTATCTAGGTTACAATGCTCGTGCATACTCCGCATCTATAATACTTGGTCAAGGAGATTCTGAGATTGATGTTGGTACTAAGGCATATCTGGCAGAGGAGAGTAGTGCTGAACTAATTTCAAGAGCTATAGCTAAAGACGATTCAAGAGTTATTATGAGGGCAAGTATTGTTGGTAGAGGGGGTAGGGGTCATATTGATTGCAGAGGGCTAATGCAATCAAATACTGCAAATATAAAGACTATACCTGAACTCGAGGCAGAATCACCAAATGCTTTACTTACACATGAGGCATCAATTGGTAGATTGGCTGAGGAAGAGATATACTATTTGATGAGTAAGGGCTTCTCTAAGGATGAGGCTATAGGGATACTTGTAAGAGGATTCATATCTGTTGACACATCAAGATTGCCTGAGAGGGTAAGAACATATATTGATACTATTGAGAGGCTAACAGCTGAGAAAGCAATGTGATGGGCTATGGAGAAAAATGTTAGTTATAGAATGAAGATATGTAGTGTTGAGGAGATGAGGAGAATAGATGAGGAAGTAGCTACAAAGTATGGAGTAGACCATATGTTGCTTATGGATGAAGCTGGATCAGCTATCTATAGTGTTATTGAGAGGGAGTATGGTGTATATGGGAAGAGGTTCTGTGTTATCGCTGGTACAGGTAATAATGGTGGAGATGCTCTTGTATCTGCAAGAAGATTACATTCAGGGGGTGGAATAGTAGATATATTTATTGTTGGTGATCCATCTAAATACTCAGATATTTCTAAGAAGAACTATGAACTTGTAAAGAGAATTGGTCTACCAATTACAATAGTTCAAAGCGATGGTGATATAGATAAAATTAGGTGTTGTCTAGAGGAAGCAGATATCGTTGTTGTAGGTCTTATAGGCATAGGGCTTAGGGGTGAGGTTACAGGTATTTATAGAAAGGTTATAGAGCTTATCAATATGTATAGCTATAAACCTATAGTTAGTGTTGATATTCCTTCAGGAATAGGTGGAAATAATGGTATGGTATATGGCGTTGCAGTTAAATCATCTATAACCGTTACGTTTGGACTACCTAAATATGGAAATATTCTCTATCCTGGGTATCAATACTGTGGAAAACTATATGTATCATTTCTATCCTATCCCCAGAAGCTATTAGAAGAGGTTAGAGCTGAACTAAATATTCCTGTACCTCCTCCAGAAAGGGTCAGATGGGGTCATAAGGGAACATTTGGAAAATTTCTTGCTGTAGCTGGTGCTAGGTATTACTATGGAGCACCATACTATGTATCACTATCGTTTCTCAAGGCTGGAGGAGGCTACTCTAGGCTAGCAGCACCAAAATCTATTGTTCCATATATAGCATCAAAAGCTAGTGAAGTTGTGTATATACCTCTTGAAGAAACCTCTGAGGGAACAATTGCAAGATCGAATTACGACTATATACTTAGGATAGTTAGCGAATATGATATTGATATTGTTGCAATGGGACCTGGTACATCATTAAATGATGAGACACAGCAGTTGATAAGAGATCTTGTAGAGGCTATTGATAGACCTATAATCGTTGATGGCGATGGAATAACAGCTATAGCTAAAGATCCAAGTATTCTAAAGAAGAGAAATGGGCCTACGGTGTTGACACCACATCTAGGAGAGTTCTCTAGGTTGATAAATACCCCTATTAGAAGTATACAGGAGGATCCTATAGGTATTCTACGAAAGACATGTATAGAGCTCAACTCATATATAGTTCTTAAGGGAGCACATACAGCTATATGTTATCCAGATGGATATATATTTATAAATATGACAGGAAATCCAGGAATGGCCAAGGCTGGTAGCGGAGATGTTCTTACAGGTACTATAGCAGCTATGTATGGCATAGGGTATAGAGATATAGGTGTTGCTACTAGAATGGGTGTATTGGTCCATGGGCTTGCAGGAGATTTGGCAGCAGATGATTATGGTGAGGATGGAGTAACACCAGATTTAATAATGGAGTATCTGTCAAAAGCTATGAAGATACTTAGAGAAGATCCTAGGTATATAATTGATAGATATATGCCAAAGATAATATAACGCTATTTCTTCTTCAGATCATTTGCTATAATCTCTGCTACTCTCTTACCGGATAAAAGCATTGAGCTGAATATAGGACCCATTCTCGGAAGTTTATAAAGTGCTGCTACAGCCATACCCGCTACATATAGACCCGGTATAACCATACCTGTTTTCTCAACAACTATCTTCTCAGATAGCTCTGAATATGCCGATGATTCTCCAGGTAGAGAAATCCCTACTTCAGGTATTTTCCTTGATACTATCTGTAAAACTTCTGCATCATGTCCAGTAGCATCTACAACAGCTCTAGATGTTATAAATAATGGATCTACATGAAGTCCCGACATCACCACTGCACTCCACTGAATAACCACACCAGTGATTCTCAATGGATTTTCTCTATATATAACATCCTCTACATGTATGCCATGAAATATCTTTGCACCTGCATTTATAGCGCCCACAGCTAGTTTTGCCATGAGTTCGCTAGAGTCTATCATATATAGATCCTCCTCATCATCTCTATAATACTTAATATCAAAATCATTTAGT
Above is a genomic segment from Ignisphaera aggregans DSM 17230 containing:
- a CDS encoding anaerobic ribonucleoside-triphosphate reductase (COGs: COG1328 Oxygen-sensitive ribonucleoside-triphosphate reductase~InterPro IPR012833~KEGG: ton:TON_1870 anaerobic ribonucleoside triphosphate reductase~SPTR: B6YVN7 NrdD anaerobic ribonucleoside triphosphate reductase~TIGRFAM: anaerobic ribonucleoside-triphosphate reductase~TIGRFAM: anaerobic ribonucleoside-triphosphate reductase) is translated as MSLQKLGESLIEEYLSGYEWAVKDNANVPRTISGLMSHLLGTALYDEALKMLDINAIRLHEDGWIYIYKLRDGSIVKPYCGGIDSRLIIEKGLRTPTIISRPPKHMDSAVDQITNAVYIFSQERTGAVGLYGADLTLTPFIRRDRLDYRSVKQNIQRFVYNLNYPLKAGQSPFSNIIFAFSNKYYRNMPIAIGERKYRFVLDTYDGYIDEAKMIIKAFAEVFSEGDAIGQPFTFPIPTSIVNGEFEKILSEDPDVWHTYWEMVAKSGQMYFLNGFRHSAEDLFSFCCRLLSDMARVREILHQAKGVWDMPPSVGSVNVVVINAPRLAMLARVSDDKRMYDQLDYLLEESRKILMWFRARYMKLFMDGMYPMTREYIDPVDPFKFYYNTIGVIGLAEYASIMLGEPFLWQKATPSMIPAIEKLYRDLLSYINSRLREFEDEDSVLYNVEEVPGETLGVKLAWKDISFAKQLTRNEDLSVYIPVGEVDGRKVPFYTNQLSPPYTTLHLRYQLDIEADCQKLFTGGVIKHIFIDSEIDPEVISKFVLRTLREKDIVYMSITPTISVCPNCGRRVIGRTARCPSCGTSMDMWSRIVGYYRPVKSWNSGRVAEFYVRRDLSRELEELAR
- a CDS encoding conserved hypothetical protein (KEGG: tpe:Tpen_0955 hypothetical protein~SPTR: A1RYS5 Putative uncharacterized protein), which gives rise to MLMTTARAAYLQKIYREKYGSIGVVAGRYLGAGYSVEIMHPTRYGPIHIIARGNNTIMAIEVIDKPIKVTIDDVQRLINKAKLVKAKPILVLYSEGPTISDDVYRFCKENGVKVRRIRVEK
- a CDS encoding Protein of unknown function DUF2148 (COGs: COG4739 Uncharacterized protein containing a ferredoxin domain~InterPro IPR019224~KEGG: dka:DKAM_1390 uncharacterized protein containing a ferredoxin domain~PFAM: Protein of unknown function DUF2148~SPTR: B8D6I5 Uncharacterized protein containing a ferredoxin domain~PFAM: Uncharacterized protein containing a ferredoxin domain (DUF2148)), with protein sequence MIVLIDEETAIENGLRHVAELMAIAAKTAPKARGMDNIVIKIVDRREELEALAKKMEDLSKSFGEFFNRDAQNIRNSKAVVLIGCRIVNIGLKTPSRWKIDADTVCSIVNLGIAIGSAVKIASISNVDNRVMFSAGVAAQELGYIDADYVFAIPLNVSSKNIYFDRKWP
- a CDS encoding ABC transporter related (COGs: COG0396 ABC-type transport system involved in Fe-S cluster assembly ATPase component~InterPro IPR003439:IPR003593:IPR017871~KEGG: pas:Pars_1086 ABC transporter related~PFAM: ABC transporter related~SMART: AAA ATPase~SPTR: A4WJU7 ABC transporter related~PFAM: ABC transporter~TIGRFAM: FeS assembly ATPase SufC), coding for MYSSDDVLVVDRLKIGIGDKIVIEDANLSVSRGDIVFLLGPNGAGKSTLLRAIIGLPIYRILSGDIYFNGERITDKSMEYRVSRGLGLTYQIPPKLLGVRVVDILSNLCKRSGCNVSEISNELGIMHLLNREFGKGFSGGELKRIEMATLLAQKPRLALVDEPDSGVDIDSIEIIVKAIEHLIEVSPYRSIVIVTHTALISKYIRPTKVCIMISGSVRRCGDEDLLDEVFSHGFKNMA
- a CDS encoding SufBD protein (COGs: COG0719 ABC-type transport system involved in Fe-S cluster assembly permease component~InterPro IPR000825~KEGG: pas:Pars_1085 SufBD protein~PFAM: SufBD protein~SPTR: A4WJU6 SufBD protein~PFAM: Uncharacterized protein family (UPF0051)); the protein is MDLRIWLESIYTKARQSISKPSLYGSDIDISSYISDSSESVLAESRFDAKKAEEVGVNLSANALYLQVDQTYYKYISRIPGVEVLRIEDFIDSNPDEAREYVWKLVDPGIDKYTALAALRGRGGYFIRVKRNTRVEEPVMACLFISYKGLQAPHNIVVVEDGAEATVYTGCTIAPEVLGLHIGISEFYVGKNAKLRFIMVHSWNRVAHVRPRTGVIVDDGGEYISYYVNISNVKTLQTFPTIYLGYNARAYSASIILGQGDSEIDVGTKAYLAEESSAELISRAIAKDDSRVIMRASIVGRGGRGHIDCRGLMQSNTANIKTIPELEAESPNALLTHEASIGRLAEEEIYYLMSKGFSKDEAIGILVRGFISVDTSRLPERVRTYIDTIERLTAEKAM
- a CDS encoding carbohydrate kinase, YjeF related protein (COGs: COG0063 sugar kinase~InterPro IPR000631:IPR004443:IPR017953~KEGG: dka:DKAM_0484 carbohydrate kinase, YjeF related protein~PFAM: YjeF-family domain protein; protein of unknown function UPF0031~SPTR: B8D3X9 Carbohydrate kinase, YjeF related protein~TIGRFAM: carbohydrate kinase, YjeF related protein~PFAM: YjeF-related protein N-terminus; Carbohydrate kinase~TIGRFAM: yjeF C-terminal region, hydroxyethylthiazole kinase-related; yjeF N-terminal region) encodes the protein MEKNVSYRMKICSVEEMRRIDEEVATKYGVDHMLLMDEAGSAIYSVIEREYGVYGKRFCVIAGTGNNGGDALVSARRLHSGGGIVDIFIVGDPSKYSDISKKNYELVKRIGLPITIVQSDGDIDKIRCCLEEADIVVVGLIGIGLRGEVTGIYRKVIELINMYSYKPIVSVDIPSGIGGNNGMVYGVAVKSSITVTFGLPKYGNILYPGYQYCGKLYVSFLSYPQKLLEEVRAELNIPVPPPERVRWGHKGTFGKFLAVAGARYYYGAPYYVSLSFLKAGGGYSRLAAPKSIVPYIASKASEVVYIPLEETSEGTIARSNYDYILRIVSEYDIDIVAMGPGTSLNDETQQLIRDLVEAIDRPIIVDGDGITAIAKDPSILKKRNGPTVLTPHLGEFSRLINTPIRSIQEDPIGILRKTCIELNSYIVLKGAHTAICYPDGYIFINMTGNPGMAKAGSGDVLTGTIAAMYGIGYRDIGVATRMGVLVHGLAGDLAADDYGEDGVTPDLIMEYLSKAMKILREDPRYIIDRYMPKII
- a CDS encoding thiazole-adenylate synthase (COGs: COG1635 Flavoprotein involved in thiazole biosynthesis~InterPro IPR000759:IPR013027:IPR006076:IPR002922~KEGG: kcr:Kcr_0795 thiazole biosynthesis enzyme~PFAM: thiamine biosynthesis Thi4 protein; FAD dependent oxidoreductase~SPTR: B1L513 Thiazole biosynthesis enzyme~TIGRFAM: thiazole biosynthesis enzyme~PFAM: Thi4 family~TIGRFAM: thiazole biosynthesis enzyme), with amino-acid sequence MKELELRISRAILRNSVRELIEYSDVDVVIVGAGPSGLTAARYLAMNGFRVVVLERRLSFGGGIGGGGMLFHKIVVSSEALPILNDFDIKYYRDDEEDLYMIDSSELMAKLAVGAINAGAKIFHGIHVEDVIYRENPLRITGVVIQWSAVVMSGLHVDPLFITSRAVVDATGHDAEVLQIVSRKIPEVGISLPGESSAYSELSEKIVVEKTGMVIPGLYVAGMAVAALYKLPRMGPIFSSMLLSGKRVAEIIANDLKKK